The sequence below is a genomic window from Lolium perenne isolate Kyuss_39 chromosome 7, Kyuss_2.0, whole genome shotgun sequence.
TAGATCAAAAACTTATCCGCGAAGCACCTGTAGAAGACAAGAAGAAACAACGGAACAAATTCTGAAACACATACGATAGCAAAATCAGTTACAAACTTGCCAAGTGGATCATGGATCGATCATTGAGCCATCCACACGTTGCATATATCCCTTTTGAGCTCGATCTATCGGCTAGCATACAACATACGGAGTACTAGTTACAAACACATGACAAGGTGTTCAAATTACCTGCTACTGATACTAAACTATTAGCAATATACATGCATGGATCTAACAAATTAAGCATGGAAAATCTCACAGCTCCAAGCTAGAAAAATCATTAGACCATGATAGTAGCTCTCTACGTACATATATGTACTGGAGCACGCACACACTTCACACTTGGAAAAAAAATGGTGCCAAACATTCATACATATGCGGGGAGTAGCTAACACCTATGGACACTCCGATCGGTATGTAGCTAGGTCCTAGCTAGCTAGTACGCGACGCCGGTCGCTGGGCGCGCATACCCGTACTCCGGCGTGGCGACGGCGAGGCTCTGCTGCTTGCGCAGCTGGTCGTAGAACTTCTTGATGAACTCGTCCGCCTCCTGGTCCACGAGACCGTCTTCCTGATCCGCCGCGTCATCCCTCAGCGGGAACGGCGAGTCAGTGATACGaagctgcttcaccggcgccgggcTGCGGCCGAAGCTCGACCACAGCGCGGGGGAAGGCGTCGCCAACACGGCGAGCGCGGCCGCACCGGCGCCGTCGCCGACGACTTCGTTCAGAAGCTGCTCGTCGTTGAGGACCTCGAAGACCTTGGCAATGTCGGCCGCGTCGTAGTTGTACCACCCGGGCTCGGCGCCGTTGGCGCCGCGGTGGGTACGGCGGTTGTTCCGGCGGCGCCCGCGCTTGGTGGGGATGAGTTTGATGGGCGGGTAGGAGGGGGTGTTACTGCAGCTGAACTCCACCTCGCGGCCGGCGCCGTGCGGGTTGTAGACGGCGAGCGAAGGGTCTGGTCGTCGTGGTGGCGCCTTCTGGGCGGCGGGCTGGTCGTCGTGGTGGCCGTGGGCGGTGATTAGCTTCCCGAGGGCCTTGCCGGCGATCTTGCTGCGCTGGAGGATGAGCTGGAGATCCATGGACAGCTTCCGCCGTTTAGACATGCCCTTGCGGAGCATGAACAGCACGGCGCGCACCACGTGCCACAGCCGCCGCGGGGCCATGTTCGGCTCCATCGCTGTTGTCTCTTGGATTTGCTTGCGACTCCGGCCTCGAATTCGATCGTGGTTCTTGCGCTTCTTTGTGATTGCTGGGTTCGTGTGGAAGGAGAAGGACTGAGGAGTGAGTGAGTGAGAGAGGTTTCTTCTTCGTGGGGATGCTTTGCTGCTTTGGGGTTTAGGCTTTAGCACGAGTAGAGCAGGGTGGAGTTGAGGGGGTATTTAAAGGGAGGTAATAATGGAAAAGAAATggcaaatggagcctattttatgattttttatcaGTGGTGGGAGCTTCGTGTTTGCCATTGCCCATTGCTCTCTTGCTGCAGTGCTGCTGTTTTGTGCGAAGACCTGTTCGTCGCACCACAGAAGTGTGGAGCTAATCCCGGCCTCGCTAATCAAAATTCTTAATTAATATTAACCTCTTAAATTGAAATATTTTTCTAACTTCCAGAAACATTATTTTTAGTGTACGTTGTTCTTTTTCAGTCAATCTATGTCTCAAGTTTTTGTCCTCTATTTTTCGTCGGCATCTTGTCTCTACCTGTTGTGTCGTTTTGATTCATCCCACTTGTACCCGTCCTACCTTGGACCATCTCCAGTCGCCAACTCATAcggtatccggggggggggggggggggggggaattggGTTACATTCAGGAGATGGCAGAGGTAGCCGTTCACCCCATACGGCCCCGATACATTATTTTAATATAATCAAATttgaaacaacgaataaactacaATAATTTATTACAAGTTTAACAAATCAAGGAAATAATTCAACGAGTTTTTTAAGGATAATTCAACAAGTTCAACATACTAAACAGATAGTTTAAGTTCAACAATGCACATAAATAATTTAACAAGTTTGGTTCACAATGGCAAACAGATAAACAAACTAGGCGGCTCCTTTGAGCCTCTACAAATGTTCCAGCAGATCATCTTGCagttgatgatgaatatttgtgtCTCGAACTTCTTGACATCCGGCAAGAAAAACAGCAAACGCGAGCGGCACATAGTGATCAAcatctccaagagaacccatccgttCATATGGTTCAGTGTAAAATACTAGAAATTCCCGCTCACTATCAATGATCATGTTTTGTAAAATCACACAGGTAGTCATGATCTCCTACATATGATATTTCGACCAGGTAAGAGCGGGGTACCGAGCAATAGCAAAgtgagcttggagcacaccaagtGCCTTCTCTACATCCTTCTTGCAAGCCTCTTGCTGCTGAGCAAATCAAGCTTTATTTCCTCCAGGCACATGGTTTGAGATTGTCTTAACAAATGTTGACCATCTTGGATAGATGCCATTTACTAGATAGTAACCCTTGTCATACTGGCGGCCATTGATCTCCAGTTGCATCGGAGGAGTAGTGCCTTGAACAACTTTGGCAAACACATTCGAGCACTGCAACACATTGAGGTCAAATCCACAGATTCTGATCTGCCACTGCCTCAAGCACCACACTTCATGATCATATGTAACCTTTGTACATGCCTTGGTGTGCAAATGGACAATTCTGCATATAGTCGATGCTTACAAGCATTCTAGGAAACCTTCTTTCTGCGTTCTGTGCCATGATCCGAGCAGTGTCTTCGGTAGTGGGTGTGCGCAGGTAGTTCTCCAAACAATGCCACAATTTCCCCGCAGAACACGTGCATGCAATCAATGGTTGTGGACTTGGCCCGAGCGGAGGTAGTTGTCTTGTCTATCTCCAGGCGTTCTATATGCAAGCATCCGGAGGGCGACTGTCCATTTCTGTCTTATGGAGAAACCAAGCCGATGACGTATCTCTTCGGTTTGAAGTAATCGGTCTCCCTTAAATTCTGTACAATCTAAAAAAAATCTTCATGCTCATCCGGAAACGACAATGGAATATGACATCGTCGTGCAATAGATCATCGACGAAGTAATCGGCATTCAACATGTAGTATCCTTCAATCCTCTacctcggcttgctcttgtggtgCCCTTGAGCGGAACCACCAATTCTTGTCTTATCCTCCTCGACGATCATGGCTAGAACAGCGAGGACTTCCTCATTCATCAGAGCGGCAATTATCTCCTCGTTGTCCTAGCCATTGCCTTGGAAAACCGCCGAACACCTGGCATGCAGGATGGACACGGGGTGGGATGGAGTATGGATGGCGGTGCGGGGTGATGGCGGGATGGGGCGGTATGGTGGTACGTGTTTCCGAAAAGTATATGCAGCGGTGGAAGGATTTCTACCGGATGCAAACATCCAACCACAAAGAGGGGTGGTTGCGGCGGCGATCTGAGGTGGTGGTGGCCATCGTGAGGTGAAAAGGGCGAGTGGGAAGAGTTTTCTGCTAGTCTCACCGACAGGGGCCTGCGTTGTTATTTAGTCCATCTGGCGCTCCTGCTAGCCCTCTTGTGGGTTGTGTTCGGCCTAGGGTGCCGGATTAttacatgggccgcgccggcgccAAAACAAAATTGGAGGAGGGGGCGGCTTGGCACGATTTTTCGTGTtggcatccccccccccccccccctctagggctCCCGAGTGGAGATGTTTTTACCCTACCAATTCTGACTAGTTAGAACCACAACAAAAATTCATTTCTCGAAGCATCGTTTTGAAGCATTTTACCCCTCTATCTCCAGTTATCATGCGTTTCAGGTTTGGTCAAAGCAACCGAGTATATGGAAAATATTTCGACATCTAAATATTTTAACTAAGTTTGATCGACTTTGCCCAAAGCTAAACTGCGGAGTAATTTGAGATAGAGAGCGTCCTTATTTCCCCTTTATTCTGCCTTGACATGCTTTGTTACTCTCATAGTCGGAAAGCACTAGTATCCTACTGCATGCGTTTacattttggatttttttttcaaagtTCAGCGTACAAGAGAGTTGTACATGtaaaaaggaaagaaaataaaGTGTTTTGTTTGTGTCGAATACTATGTATGAGTTGAGATACGTATGAATTTGGAGTTGTACTAGGCGTGTGGACAGGAGACGACATCTATAATGTCTCTCGCTCTTTTCTTTCTAGCTGCCTCCACCCTCTCTTCAGATCTAGGCCGCTCgggccctctccctctcctctgtgaCGCTGATGTTGAGCGGGTGAGCcccctgatgtctactcacacttcttttcctgtagacagtgttgggcctccaagagcagaggtttgtagaacagcagcaagtttcc
It includes:
- the LOC127313127 gene encoding uncharacterized protein gives rise to the protein MEPNMAPRRLWHVVRAVLFMLRKGMSKRRKLSMDLQLILQRSKIAGKALGKLITAHGHHDDQPAAQKAPPRRPDPSLAVYNPHGAGREVEFSCSNTPSYPPIKLIPTKRGRRRNNRRTHRGANGAEPGWYNYDAADIAKVFEVLNDEQLLNEVVGDGAGAAALAVLATPSPALWSSFGRSPAPVKQLRITDSPFPLRDDAADQEDGLVDQEADEFIKKFYDQLRKQQSLAVATPEYGYARPATGVAY